From Rattus rattus isolate New Zealand chromosome 17, Rrattus_CSIRO_v1, whole genome shotgun sequence, the proteins below share one genomic window:
- the Tomm20 gene encoding mitochondrial import receptor subunit TOM20 homolog: protein MVGRNSAIAAGVCGALFIGYCIYFDRKRRSDPNFKNRLRERRKKQKLAKERAGLSKLPDLKDAEAVQKFFLEEIQLGEELLAQGDYEKGVDHLTNAIAVCGQPQQLLQVLQQTLPPPVFQMLLTKLPTISQRIVSAQSLAEDDVE from the exons ATGGTGGGCCGGAACAGCGCCATCGCCGCGGGCGTGTGCGGTGCCCTCTTCATAGGGTACTGCATCTACTTCGACCGCAAAAGGCGGAGTGACCCCAACTTCAAGAACAGGCTTCGAGAAC gaagaaagaaacagaagcttGCTAAGGAGAGAGCTGGGCTTTCCAAG TTACCTGATTTAAAAGATGCTGAAGCTGTTCAGAAATTCTTCCTTGAAGAGATACAGCTTGGTGAAGAGTTATTAGCACAAG GTGACTATGAGAAGGGTGTGGACCACCTGACAAATGCAATCGCTGTGTGTGGACAGCCTCAGCAGTTGCTGCAAGTGTTACAACAGACTCTTCCACCACcagtgttccagatgcttctgacCAAGCTTCCAACCATTAGTCAG agaatTGTCAGTGCTCAGAGCTTGGCTGAGGATGATGTGGAGTGA